The Vibrio pomeroyi genome window below encodes:
- a CDS encoding inactive transglutaminase family protein: MTSRIPFYISIFLLIVAGITLSMFRHTTYGVPWTPGETRQVWDVEARIEFNAVGKEAKVSLAAPHTQSNYTLIGESASSPGYGISYLNTESGRRAEWSIRYADGPQTIYYKTQFLVDNQAKVNDTPPEGEVVQPSFDGPEEAASLALIDRATKRSADNLTFTRELIKTLNDPDSQNSALILNNMTKVEATHKLLSAAKIHNKVVGVIELEDGRRRQSIQNMIQIWDNDEWILFSPESSEQQVQPNLLIWDESNVSLLDVVGGQNSKVHFSMIAQEVSPTEATNSKVSADQLLNLSIHSLPLEEQAMFKTIMLIPIGALIVVFLRVIIGLKTSGTFMPVLIAVAFVQTQLVTGIVGFLLIVGTGLIIRSYLSKLNLLLVARISAVIITVIMIISVFTVVAFKVGLTEGLSITFFPMIILSWTIERMSILWEEEGAKEVMLQGGGSLFTAVLVYLGMTNPFIQHLTFNFIGLQLVILATILLLGNYTGYRLTELRRFKPLAED; this comes from the coding sequence ATGACGTCAAGAATTCCATTTTATATCTCTATATTCCTGCTTATCGTGGCAGGTATAACACTGAGTATGTTCAGACATACGACCTACGGTGTACCTTGGACTCCAGGGGAAACCAGACAGGTTTGGGACGTTGAAGCTCGTATCGAGTTCAACGCTGTAGGCAAAGAAGCAAAAGTTTCCTTAGCGGCTCCTCATACTCAGTCTAACTACACACTTATCGGCGAATCGGCTTCATCACCAGGTTACGGTATTTCTTACTTAAATACAGAGTCAGGTCGTCGTGCTGAGTGGTCTATTCGTTACGCAGATGGCCCTCAAACCATCTACTACAAGACACAATTCCTCGTAGACAACCAAGCTAAAGTGAACGACACACCACCAGAAGGTGAAGTAGTTCAACCAAGCTTCGATGGTCCGGAAGAAGCGGCTTCTCTTGCTCTGATTGATAGAGCGACAAAGCGTTCTGCAGACAATCTAACGTTCACTCGTGAGCTTATCAAAACGCTTAATGATCCAGACAGCCAAAACTCAGCGCTGATTCTGAACAACATGACCAAAGTGGAAGCGACACACAAGCTACTTTCAGCAGCGAAAATACACAACAAAGTGGTTGGTGTTATCGAGCTAGAAGATGGCCGTCGTCGTCAATCTATCCAGAACATGATTCAGATTTGGGATAATGATGAGTGGATCCTATTCTCTCCTGAATCGAGCGAACAGCAAGTTCAACCAAACCTACTGATCTGGGACGAGTCAAACGTGTCTCTGCTAGATGTAGTGGGCGGTCAGAACAGTAAAGTTCACTTCTCTATGATTGCTCAAGAGGTTTCACCGACTGAAGCAACCAATAGTAAAGTCTCTGCCGATCAGCTGTTAAACCTATCGATTCACAGCCTACCGCTAGAAGAGCAAGCGATGTTTAAAACCATCATGCTGATCCCTATCGGTGCGCTTATTGTTGTGTTCTTGCGTGTCATCATCGGTTTGAAAACATCTGGTACCTTCATGCCAGTTCTGATTGCGGTGGCCTTTGTTCAAACACAACTGGTAACGGGTATTGTTGGCTTCCTACTGATCGTCGGTACGGGTCTTATTATTCGAAGTTACTTATCCAAGCTCAACTTGCTACTGGTAGCCAGGATATCCGCCGTAATCATTACGGTAATCATGATTATCTCCGTGTTTACCGTGGTCGCGTTTAAAGTCGGTCTAACTGAAGGTCTATCGATTACGTTCTTCCCAATGATCATCCTATCTTGGACTATCGAACGTATGTCTATCCTATGGGAAGAAGAAGGCGCGAAAGAAGTAATGCTACAAGGTGGTGGTTCTCTATTCACTGCGGTTCTTGTTTACTTAGGCATGACTAACCCGTTCATTCAGCACTTAACGTTTAACTTTATTGGTTTACAGCTTGTTATTCTAGCGACCATCTTGCTACTAGGTAACTACACAGGCTACCGTCTAACTGAGCTTCGTCGCTTTAAACCGCTAGCGGAGGACTAA
- a CDS encoding alpha-L-glutamate ligase-like protein has protein sequence MFDQFTSPFRLKDKGIMGMNKRNHSYIGRYNDRSKYPLVDDKLKTKIIAEQAGATVPKLIGVIGHQAEVKTIHKMVKEWPGFVIKPAQGSGGKGILVVTSHKDGVYTKPSGSTINEEDVERHISNALAGLFSLGGKNDVAVVENLIKFDECFDGFSYEGVPDVRIIVFKGYPVMAMMRLSTSASDGKANLHQGAVGVGICIATGKAVRAVQFDHPVTHHPDTGKELALLQVPHWEKLLTLASSAWEMTGLGYMGTDMVLDQEEGPMVLELNARPGLAIQIANGAGLLPRLHHIENLGTPAEYPKPAERVAYAAKQFGVHGNEIVPN, from the coding sequence ATGTTTGATCAGTTTACTTCACCGTTTAGGTTGAAAGACAAAGGCATAATGGGAATGAACAAGCGCAACCATAGTTACATTGGTCGCTACAATGATCGTTCCAAGTATCCACTCGTTGATGACAAGCTTAAGACTAAGATCATTGCTGAACAGGCCGGCGCTACAGTGCCAAAGCTGATTGGCGTTATCGGTCACCAAGCTGAAGTAAAAACAATCCACAAGATGGTAAAAGAGTGGCCGGGTTTCGTAATCAAGCCAGCTCAAGGTAGTGGTGGTAAAGGCATCCTTGTTGTGACTTCTCACAAGGATGGCGTTTATACCAAGCCATCAGGTTCGACTATCAATGAAGAAGACGTAGAGCGTCACATCAGTAACGCTCTTGCAGGTCTTTTCTCACTTGGTGGTAAGAACGATGTTGCAGTAGTTGAAAACCTCATCAAGTTTGATGAGTGTTTCGATGGCTTCAGTTACGAAGGTGTGCCAGATGTACGAATCATCGTATTCAAGGGCTACCCTGTGATGGCGATGATGCGTTTATCTACTTCGGCTTCAGACGGCAAGGCTAACTTGCACCAAGGCGCTGTAGGTGTAGGTATTTGTATTGCGACAGGTAAAGCCGTTCGTGCGGTTCAGTTTGACCATCCAGTCACTCACCACCCAGATACGGGTAAAGAGTTGGCGCTACTTCAAGTACCGCATTGGGAAAAACTGCTAACACTGGCATCAAGCGCTTGGGAAATGACAGGTCTTGGCTACATGGGTACTGACATGGTTCTAGACCAAGAAGAAGGCCCAATGGTACTTGAGCTTAACGCACGTCCAGGTTTGGCTATCCAAATCGCGAACGGTGCTGGTCTGCTACCTCGATTGCACCATATTGAGAACCTTGGTACACCAGCTGAATACCCGAAACCTGCAGAGCGCGTGGCATACGCAGCTAAGCAATTCGGTGTTCACGGTAATGAGATTGTTCCAAACTAA
- the fdhF gene encoding formate dehydrogenase subunit alpha, translating into MIQIVIDGKFRIVEQGQTVLEAAKTCGLEIPSLCGLNKTADKVPCDLCVVEVDGMGVTRSCELEVTNGLNITTQSKQLTTHRQDALNRIMADHYADCEAPCQTACPAGVDIQSYLHHIAQNDHTKAIEVIKKTLPMPLSIGRVCPAFCETECRRNLVDDSIAIRQLKRHAADADLAAQESYMPAKKPNKGKSIAIVGSGPGGLTAGYYLSNEGYDVSVYESMPKAGGWLRYGIPEYRLPKSILDKEIELMCRNGMAVECDKKLGVDFTLSDLSRDFDAVCLAVGASQAVEMNYPGSDLGGCYLGVDYLKDYVTDQHFTTGKKVAVIGGGNTAIDCARTAVRDGADTTLIYRRTRDEMPAEDYEIEEAEHEGVKFHFLTNPAENIADENGHVSEIRLEHMALGPADASGRRSPKPTGEFFVEAFDTVIAAVSQKPDLSFMDNEEIDIPLTRWNTADADPQTMHTGTGNIFSIGDFRRGPATAVEAVGDGRIAAQAIDRFFNGDMENIPAKPFNSRKHKQLKAVDPEQYKSIQRMARKIMPELTPEQREQSFEEVETGFDNTDAIAEAARCLECGCQANTDCDLRDYSTEYKATQTHPEYKIDVASNESWQAIRAEESKIGSTRQKFAVDDSSEFIIFDANRCISCGQCIQACREQNVHGVLSFMNQADGKPASRPECRPNFGTNQTLMGDSNCVQCGSCIQACPTGAMVDARDRKQGDTDVLKKVDTICTYCGVGCKLTMHVDEAKNKIRYIEGGDSLVNEGMLCVKGRFGFDFVASDARLTTPLIRKDGWLQPASWEEAITLIADKFTAIKQGFGSNALAGFSSAKTTNEDNYAFQKFIRRELGTNNVDHCARLCHASTVTGLEASLGSGAMTNDIPSIKHSDVIFIIGSDTTSAHPIIGSHIKQAVRHNGARLIVADPKRIDIADHAELYLAHRPGTDVMLINGVMQQIIKHGWYDQDYIDDRVDGFDTLLQEVMSPSYSLDKVELVTGVKAEDIFAMARLIGTAERTAVYYSMGITQHTTGHDNVRSIANLQLLCGNIGIEGGGINPLRGQSNVQGACDMGALPNNLPGYQKVYNPMVRQKFAMEWGVADLPAETGLTLTEIIDGACNRDVRGLYVMGENPVLSDPNQAHVIEGLEALDFLVVQDIFLTETAQYADVVLPSCSFAEKSGHFTNTERRVQRINPAVLPPGDAKEDWVIIQMLANAMGGGWCYDSVADITNEIARVTPQYGGLRWENITVNGVQWPSNKNNPDGTRIMHQTQFTRGRGQMEAIPFRYAAELPDAEYPLVLTTGRILEQFHTGTMTRKTKGLDNLAGPRAMVSVHDAEALGISNGQMLKVSTRRGEIEIAAFVTKRMQKGVVFIPFHFVESPVNRLTTTATDPHAKIPEFKVAAVRIDPIREPEIEATEA; encoded by the coding sequence ATGATTCAAATCGTCATTGATGGGAAATTTCGAATCGTCGAACAAGGGCAAACCGTTCTTGAGGCGGCAAAAACATGTGGTTTAGAGATTCCATCGTTATGTGGTTTGAACAAAACAGCGGACAAGGTGCCGTGTGATTTGTGTGTGGTTGAAGTGGATGGGATGGGCGTAACACGTTCTTGTGAGCTTGAGGTAACCAATGGCTTGAACATCACCACTCAATCTAAACAGCTAACGACTCATCGACAAGATGCGCTGAATCGTATCATGGCAGACCACTACGCTGACTGTGAAGCTCCGTGCCAAACTGCTTGCCCAGCGGGAGTCGATATTCAATCTTACCTCCATCATATTGCTCAAAATGATCATACCAAAGCTATCGAAGTGATTAAGAAAACACTGCCGATGCCACTATCGATTGGTCGCGTGTGTCCGGCTTTTTGTGAAACGGAGTGTCGAAGAAACTTAGTCGATGATTCGATTGCGATTCGCCAACTTAAGCGACACGCAGCCGATGCCGATCTAGCTGCTCAAGAGAGCTACATGCCAGCGAAGAAACCCAACAAAGGTAAGAGCATTGCGATTGTCGGCAGTGGTCCTGGTGGCTTAACAGCGGGTTATTACCTCTCTAATGAGGGCTACGACGTCAGTGTTTATGAATCGATGCCTAAAGCTGGTGGTTGGTTGCGTTATGGTATCCCTGAATATCGCTTACCGAAGTCGATTCTAGATAAAGAAATCGAACTTATGTGTCGTAACGGAATGGCAGTAGAGTGCGACAAGAAGCTTGGTGTTGATTTTACCTTGTCAGATCTTAGTCGTGACTTTGATGCGGTCTGCTTAGCCGTGGGGGCGTCACAAGCCGTTGAGATGAATTATCCCGGTAGTGACCTTGGTGGCTGCTACCTAGGTGTTGATTATCTGAAAGACTATGTGACTGACCAACACTTTACTACCGGCAAAAAAGTTGCTGTGATTGGCGGTGGTAACACGGCGATTGACTGTGCTCGAACTGCAGTACGTGATGGTGCGGACACCACGTTGATTTATCGTCGTACACGAGATGAAATGCCTGCAGAAGATTATGAGATCGAAGAAGCTGAACACGAAGGTGTTAAGTTCCACTTCTTGACTAACCCGGCTGAGAATATTGCTGATGAAAATGGACATGTATCTGAGATTCGATTAGAACATATGGCGCTTGGTCCTGCAGATGCTTCTGGTCGTCGTAGTCCTAAACCAACGGGTGAGTTCTTTGTCGAAGCGTTCGATACGGTTATCGCTGCGGTGTCACAGAAACCAGATTTAAGCTTCATGGATAACGAAGAGATTGATATCCCACTAACACGTTGGAACACCGCGGACGCTGATCCGCAAACCATGCACACAGGTACGGGCAATATATTTAGTATCGGTGACTTCCGTCGTGGTCCAGCGACAGCAGTCGAAGCGGTAGGCGACGGGCGTATTGCTGCGCAAGCTATCGACAGATTCTTCAACGGTGATATGGAAAATATTCCGGCTAAACCGTTTAACTCTAGAAAGCACAAGCAGCTCAAAGCCGTTGATCCCGAGCAGTACAAGTCGATACAGCGCATGGCGCGTAAGATTATGCCTGAGCTCACTCCAGAGCAGCGAGAGCAAAGCTTTGAAGAAGTAGAAACTGGCTTTGATAATACTGACGCAATCGCTGAAGCAGCAAGATGTTTAGAGTGTGGTTGCCAAGCCAATACCGACTGCGATCTGCGTGATTACTCGACTGAATACAAGGCAACCCAAACACATCCAGAATACAAAATCGATGTCGCTTCTAATGAGAGCTGGCAAGCTATTCGCGCAGAGGAATCCAAAATTGGTTCGACAAGGCAGAAGTTTGCTGTCGATGACAGTTCTGAATTCATCATCTTTGACGCCAACCGTTGCATCAGTTGTGGTCAGTGTATCCAAGCGTGTCGTGAACAGAATGTTCATGGCGTACTAAGTTTCATGAATCAGGCTGATGGCAAGCCCGCTTCAAGACCTGAGTGTCGTCCGAATTTCGGGACGAATCAGACTTTAATGGGCGACTCTAATTGTGTTCAATGTGGTTCTTGTATTCAGGCATGTCCAACCGGTGCGATGGTGGATGCGAGAGATAGAAAACAAGGCGATACCGACGTTCTCAAGAAGGTCGATACCATCTGCACCTATTGTGGTGTGGGCTGTAAGCTGACCATGCATGTTGACGAAGCGAAGAACAAAATCCGTTATATCGAGGGCGGTGATTCTCTGGTTAACGAAGGCATGTTGTGTGTTAAGGGACGTTTCGGTTTTGACTTCGTCGCTAGTGATGCCCGCCTTACAACGCCGTTAATTCGTAAAGATGGCTGGTTACAACCTGCGAGTTGGGAAGAAGCCATTACGCTGATTGCTGATAAGTTCACGGCAATCAAACAAGGTTTTGGTAGTAATGCTTTAGCTGGTTTCTCGTCGGCTAAAACCACCAATGAAGATAACTATGCATTCCAAAAATTCATTCGTCGTGAACTTGGCACCAACAATGTCGATCACTGTGCTCGTCTTTGCCATGCTTCAACGGTAACTGGGCTTGAAGCTTCGCTAGGCAGTGGAGCGATGACCAATGATATCCCAAGCATTAAACACTCAGATGTCATCTTTATCATTGGTTCTGATACTACATCCGCGCACCCAATTATCGGCTCACACATCAAACAGGCAGTAAGGCATAACGGCGCTCGCTTGATCGTCGCGGATCCTAAGAGAATCGATATTGCCGACCATGCTGAACTTTACCTCGCACACCGACCGGGTACAGACGTGATGCTGATTAATGGCGTGATGCAGCAGATCATCAAGCACGGTTGGTATGACCAAGATTACATTGATGACCGTGTCGATGGCTTTGATACCTTGCTACAAGAGGTAATGTCACCAAGCTACTCGTTAGACAAAGTAGAGTTGGTGACTGGTGTTAAAGCGGAAGACATCTTCGCGATGGCGCGCTTGATAGGTACTGCAGAACGCACTGCGGTGTATTACTCCATGGGTATCACGCAACACACCACTGGCCATGACAACGTTCGCTCGATTGCTAACCTGCAGCTCTTGTGTGGCAACATCGGTATCGAAGGTGGTGGCATCAACCCGCTGCGTGGTCAATCGAATGTTCAAGGTGCATGCGACATGGGCGCGTTGCCAAATAACCTGCCGGGTTATCAGAAAGTCTATAACCCAATGGTTCGCCAAAAGTTTGCGATGGAGTGGGGCGTTGCTGATTTGCCTGCTGAAACAGGGTTAACGCTGACTGAAATTATTGACGGGGCGTGTAATCGAGATGTGCGTGGTTTATACGTGATGGGTGAAAACCCTGTACTAAGCGATCCGAATCAAGCACACGTTATTGAAGGGCTTGAAGCGTTAGATTTCCTTGTGGTGCAAGACATCTTCTTAACCGAAACGGCGCAGTATGCCGATGTGGTTCTACCGTCTTGCTCGTTCGCCGAGAAGTCTGGTCACTTTACCAATACCGAGCGACGCGTTCAGCGTATTAACCCTGCGGTATTGCCTCCAGGTGACGCGAAAGAGGATTGGGTGATTATCCAAATGCTTGCCAACGCAATGGGTGGTGGTTGGTGCTACGATTCGGTTGCGGACATCACCAATGAGATTGCTCGCGTCACGCCACAATATGGTGGTTTACGTTGGGAAAACATCACGGTCAACGGCGTGCAATGGCCAAGCAATAAAAACAACCCTGATGGTACACGTATTATGCACCAGACTCAGTTCACTCGCGGGCGCGGCCAAATGGAAGCGATTCCGTTTCGATATGCGGCAGAGCTGCCAGATGCAGAATACCCGTTAGTATTAACGACAGGGCGTATCCTAGAGCAGTTCCATACTGGCACTATGACACGTAAAACAAAAGGTCTGGATAACTTAGCAGGGCCACGTGCCATGGTCAGTGTGCATGATGCTGAAGCGTTAGGGATCTCGAATGGTCAGATGCTCAAAGTCTCAACACGTCGTGGCGAAATTGAAATCGCAGCGTTTGTAACCAAGCGAATGCAGAAAGGCGTGGTGTTTATTCCCTTCCATTTCGTGGAGTCGCCAGTGAACCGTTTGACGACAACGGCGACAGATCCGCATGCCAAGATCCCAGAGTTTAAGGTAGCGGCAGTGCGTATTGATCCGATTCGTGAGCCTGAAATTGAAGCTACAGAGGCTTAA
- the mukB gene encoding chromosome partition protein MukB, translating into MIERGKYQSLTMVNWNGFFARTFDIDGLVTTLSGGNGAGKSTTMAAFITALIPDQSLLHFRNTTEAGSSQSSRDKGLYGKLQPGACYAALDVVNSRNQRLLFAVKLQQVAGRDKKVDIKPFVIQGLPSHVKPTDVLIQNVSDSHARVCQLNDVKAAVAQYEGAHFKAFSSIVDYHSQMFEYGVVPKKLRNSSDRSKFYRLIEASLYGGISSAITRSLRDYLLPQNGGVKKAFQDMESALRENRMTLEAIKTTQSDRDLFKHLITESTNYVAADYMRHANDRRNKLDQTMKFRGELFGSRETLLDQNNLLNRVQEELELLVDQESALEQDYQAASDHLQLVQTALRQQEKIARYSEDLEELNERLEEQMMVVEEAQERVLLAEEQATITEEEVDSLKTQLADYQQALDVQQTRALQYQQAVQALEKTKQLLGDDSITAESALTLVSELKAQEESSTQTLLSTKHKLDMSSAASAQFDKALSLVKSIVGDVERKEASHSAKQALEKGRNAKHVVENEQQWRAQHRDMARDVAQQRQAKELATEYQKQHNISLTDEAVFDEERERHAMQIETLEYAQEELREAKSEQRRVQQNHDQEIQKLESIAPVWITANDALEALRDQTEAELEDSQAVMTQMQQVLEDEKSQAVAKDQLATRRAELEQEIERLASPGGSNDPRLKGLADTLGGVLLSEIYDDITIGDAPYFSAMYGPARHAIVVSDLDGIKEKLIDLDDCPEDLYILEGDVDAFDDSSFNADELEGAVCVQLNDRQMRYSRFPEIPLFGRAAREQRLEKLREERDVVVENHAKAAFDSQKLNRLYQAFNSFVAKHLHVAFNADPEQALASIRDKRNQIVRSLAELDSKEQQQRSQLLQSKQALGALDKLAPMVRILEDETLAERLAELEAQLERLSEAKSYLNTHGKALTSLEQIVSALDADPEQFEALEAEYRQADNALQTLKGKVFALSDLIERRHYFAYADSVDLLNKSSELSEQLKAKLVQAEQARAKGRDGLKQAREQMNQYNQVLAALKSSHQAKQETVQEFKQELQEFGVNADEGAEERAVRRRDELQERLHTSRSRKSEYERTITSTELEMKALAKRLKKVQKEYTELRTFVVAAKAGWCSVLRLARENDVERRLHKRELAYLTAGELRSMSDKSLGALRLAVADNEDLRDSLRLSEDNVHPERKVLFYIAVYQHLRERIRQDIIHTDDPVEAIEEMEVELARLTEELTQRENRLAISSESVASIIKKTIQREQNRIRMLNQGLSNIYFGQVKGVRLNVKIRESHEILLSGLATQQEQHKDLFETTRFTFSEAMAKLFQRVNPHIDMGQRSPQVLGEELLDYRNYLELSVEVNRGSDGWLQAESGALSTGEAIGTGQSILLMVVQSWEEESRRLRSKDIVPCRLLFLDEAARLDAKSISTLFELCDRLGMQLLIAAPENISPEKGTTYKLVRKVFKDHEHVHVVGLRGFAQNKPASPVQELIEEAEQ; encoded by the coding sequence TGTTTGCAGTAAAACTGCAGCAAGTTGCGGGTCGTGATAAGAAAGTAGACATCAAGCCGTTCGTTATCCAAGGCCTTCCAAGCCACGTGAAACCAACGGATGTATTGATTCAAAACGTTTCAGACAGCCACGCTCGTGTATGTCAGTTGAACGATGTGAAAGCAGCTGTTGCACAGTACGAAGGCGCTCACTTTAAAGCGTTCTCTTCGATTGTTGATTACCACTCACAGATGTTTGAGTACGGTGTGGTACCGAAGAAGCTGCGTAACAGCAGCGACCGTTCTAAGTTCTACCGTCTGATTGAAGCATCACTTTACGGTGGTATCTCAAGTGCGATTACACGTTCTCTGCGTGATTACCTTCTACCGCAAAATGGTGGTGTGAAGAAAGCATTCCAAGATATGGAATCGGCACTGCGCGAGAACCGCATGACGCTAGAAGCGATCAAGACAACTCAGTCGGATCGTGACTTGTTCAAACACTTGATCACTGAATCTACGAATTACGTGGCTGCGGACTACATGCGCCATGCTAACGATCGTCGTAACAAGTTAGATCAAACCATGAAGTTCCGTGGTGAACTGTTTGGTTCTCGCGAAACCTTACTTGATCAAAACAACCTGTTGAATCGTGTTCAAGAAGAGCTCGAACTGCTGGTGGATCAAGAGTCAGCGCTAGAACAAGACTACCAAGCGGCTTCGGATCATCTTCAATTGGTTCAAACTGCACTTCGCCAGCAAGAGAAAATTGCTCGTTACAGCGAAGATCTAGAAGAGCTTAATGAGCGTCTAGAAGAGCAGATGATGGTAGTGGAAGAAGCTCAAGAGCGAGTTCTTCTGGCAGAAGAGCAGGCAACTATCACTGAAGAAGAAGTGGATAGCCTAAAAACTCAGCTTGCTGATTACCAACAAGCGTTGGATGTTCAGCAGACTCGTGCTCTTCAATACCAGCAAGCCGTGCAAGCATTAGAGAAAACCAAGCAGTTGCTAGGTGATGACTCTATTACTGCAGAAAGCGCGTTAACCTTGGTTTCTGAGCTAAAAGCACAAGAAGAATCAAGCACGCAGACGCTACTGTCAACTAAGCACAAGCTAGACATGTCTTCTGCAGCTTCTGCACAGTTCGACAAAGCACTGTCTTTGGTTAAGAGCATCGTTGGTGACGTTGAACGTAAAGAAGCGTCTCACAGCGCTAAGCAAGCTCTAGAAAAAGGTCGTAACGCTAAACATGTTGTAGAGAACGAACAGCAATGGCGTGCTCAGCACCGCGACATGGCTCGTGATGTAGCGCAGCAGCGTCAAGCAAAAGAGCTGGCGACTGAATACCAAAAGCAACACAACATCTCACTGACTGACGAAGCGGTTTTCGACGAAGAGCGCGAACGTCATGCAATGCAGATCGAAACGCTTGAGTATGCTCAAGAAGAGCTGCGTGAAGCGAAAAGTGAACAACGTCGTGTGCAACAAAACCACGACCAAGAGATTCAAAAGCTTGAGTCTATTGCACCTGTTTGGATCACAGCAAACGATGCGCTTGAAGCATTAAGAGATCAAACCGAAGCTGAGCTAGAAGATAGCCAAGCGGTAATGACTCAAATGCAACAAGTTCTTGAAGACGAGAAATCTCAAGCGGTTGCTAAAGATCAACTGGCAACGCGCCGAGCTGAACTTGAGCAAGAAATTGAGCGTCTAGCCTCTCCAGGTGGTTCGAACGATCCTCGTCTGAAAGGCCTAGCAGACACTCTGGGTGGCGTGTTGCTTTCTGAGATCTACGACGACATCACGATTGGCGATGCGCCTTACTTCAGTGCGATGTACGGCCCGGCTCGTCACGCGATTGTGGTTTCTGATCTTGATGGCATCAAAGAGAAGCTGATTGATCTTGATGATTGTCCAGAAGACCTTTACATCCTAGAAGGTGATGTAGACGCGTTTGATGACAGCTCATTCAACGCCGATGAGTTAGAAGGCGCAGTGTGCGTTCAACTGAACGATCGCCAAATGCGTTACTCTCGTTTCCCTGAGATCCCACTGTTTGGTCGCGCAGCTCGTGAACAACGCCTTGAGAAACTGCGCGAAGAGCGTGATGTTGTCGTTGAGAACCACGCGAAAGCAGCATTTGACTCTCAAAAACTGAATCGCCTATACCAAGCATTCAACAGCTTTGTTGCGAAGCACCTGCACGTTGCGTTCAACGCTGATCCAGAACAGGCGTTAGCGTCTATTCGCGACAAGCGTAACCAAATTGTTCGTTCTCTGGCAGAACTAGATTCTAAAGAGCAACAACAACGCAGTCAGCTTCTACAAAGCAAGCAAGCGCTTGGTGCGTTAGACAAACTGGCACCTATGGTTCGTATTCTTGAAGACGAAACATTAGCTGAGCGTCTTGCTGAATTAGAAGCACAACTAGAGCGTTTAAGCGAAGCTAAGTCTTACTTGAACACTCATGGCAAAGCGCTGACTTCATTAGAGCAAATCGTTTCTGCACTCGATGCTGACCCAGAGCAATTTGAAGCTTTGGAAGCGGAGTACCGTCAGGCAGACAACGCACTGCAAACGCTAAAAGGCAAAGTGTTCGCACTGTCTGACCTGATTGAGCGTCGTCACTACTTTGCTTACGCAGACTCTGTTGACCTGCTTAACAAGAGCAGCGAACTGAGCGAGCAGTTGAAAGCGAAACTGGTTCAAGCGGAACAAGCAAGAGCGAAAGGTCGTGATGGCCTGAAACAAGCTCGTGAACAGATGAACCAGTACAACCAAGTATTGGCAGCACTGAAGAGCTCGCACCAAGCGAAGCAAGAGACGGTTCAAGAGTTCAAGCAAGAGCTTCAAGAGTTCGGTGTAAATGCTGATGAAGGCGCTGAAGAACGCGCTGTACGTCGTCGTGACGAGCTTCAAGAGCGTCTACACACTTCTCGTAGCCGTAAGAGTGAATACGAGCGTACGATTACTTCAACTGAACTTGAGATGAAAGCGTTAGCTAAGCGTCTTAAGAAAGTACAGAAAGAGTACACAGAGCTTCGTACCTTCGTGGTTGCGGCGAAAGCAGGTTGGTGTTCAGTACTGCGTTTAGCTCGTGAGAATGACGTTGAACGTCGTCTACACAAGCGTGAGCTGGCTTACCTAACGGCTGGTGAACTTCGCTCAATGTCGGATAAATCACTGGGTGCACTGCGTCTGGCTGTGGCTGACAACGAAGACCTACGCGATTCGCTGCGCCTATCGGAAGATAACGTGCATCCAGAACGTAAGGTTCTGTTCTACATAGCGGTTTACCAGCACCTTCGTGAGCGTATTCGCCAAGACATCATTCATACGGATGATCCGGTTGAAGCAATCGAAGAGATGGAAGTTGAACTGGCTCGACTAACCGAAGAACTGACGCAGCGTGAAAACCGCCTAGCGATCAGCTCTGAGTCGGTAGCAAGCATCATTAAGAAGACGATTCAGCGTGAGCAGAACCGTATTCGTATGCTGAACCAAGGCTTGTCGAACATCTACTTTGGTCAGGTTAAAGGCGTACGTCTGAATGTTAAGATCCGTGAAAGCCACGAAATCTTGCTATCGGGCCTAGCGACTCAACAAGAGCAGCACAAAGACTTGTTCGAGACGACCCGTTTCACCTTCTCTGAAGCAATGGCGAAATTGTTCCAACGTGTGAACCCACACATCGACATGGGTCAACGTTCTCCTCAAGTTCTAGGTGAAGAGCTACTGGATTACCGTAACTACCTAGAGCTCAGTGTTGAAGTTAACCGTGGCTCTGATGGTTGGTTACAAGCGGAATCGGGTGCACTGTCTACGGGTGAGGCGATCGGTACTGGTCAATCTATCCTATTGATGGTTGTTCAGAGCTGGGAAGAAGAGTCTCGTCGACTTCGTAGCAAAGACATCGTTCCATGTCGCTTGTTGTTCCTTGATGAAGCAGCACGTCTGGATGCGAAGTCTATCTCTACACTGTTTGAACTGTGTGACCGTCTAGGCATGCAACTTCTGATTGCAGCTCCTGAGAACATCAGCCCAGAGAAAGGCACAACCTACAAACTGGTACGTAAGGTCTTCAAAGATCATGAACATGTACACGTTGTTGGTCTGCGAGGTTTTGCTCAAAACAAACCTGCATCGCCAGTGCAAGAGCTGATTGAAGAAGCTGAGCAGTAA